CGATATCACGGGCGATTCACCGGGTGTGCTCTGGCTGAATATTGCGCACCCGGGCGTAAGAATCGCCATGGAAAAACTCAATATTGCGAATTCAGACGAAGACCGCATGATGATGGATGCCGCGGGCGAAGTTCTCAATATTATCGTCGGCTCGGCGCAGCGCAACTCGCGTGTACGCTATGACTTTTCGCTGCCTTCAGCCTTCAAGGGAGATGGTTACCCGCTGCGCTTTCGCGACGGGGCAACGCTGGCTGCGCGCCGGTTTATCTTTGAAGACTTTGAAGTTATACTCATTCTGGAGCAATAGTATTTCTGCAGGCAAACCTAATGCATTAGGTTTGCCAAATGACCCAAAAGATGTGACATAATACCTGTTACGCTTCTATACAGCCTGCGCCTGATTTTTGGGGCAA
The sequence above is a segment of the Turneriella parva DSM 21527 genome. Coding sequences within it:
- a CDS encoding chemotaxis protein CheX: MLDFEIFNSALRHCFRQFIGLEELTSDRLGVLPDKFHSITSRIDITGDSPGVLWLNIAHPGVRIAMEKLNIANSDEDRMMMDAAGEVLNIIVGSAQRNSRVRYDFSLPSAFKGDGYPLRFRDGATLAARRFIFEDFEVILILEQ